From the genome of Syntrophales bacterium, one region includes:
- a CDS encoding PEP-utilizing enzyme: MKENEEKAELNVHKAELNVDKRVLTALEINLERTRSTVAIPDRYGELLAVAKSHTVVGKRTEEMLQELHHPFVNWGYLLQQLRVLSTSDFNYFNSHEKGLQALQAFADIYLDVITSAVGGEAIKVCAVRYCLEYLNTILEKSGKLIERNIPLLARLLSRLADLSSTHGSFFKKSSGYAKAMVQAILEKQITASLKDDAAKILFFSLKAAYSYWLEQPDPAYWFTTAGESAEAIASYRELLEPLSHKKLARISSRLEELQQSEVSAGEKIEGFLDLPDYAQIANVYLTIADALEKSKAFAGRRYLVKLDFLFKMMGVEGLEAQRNVIFTEINRCLVRALKEENNDDTDDFVHKIFILLKKTVANDQYKSSTLDCISTLSKEIFLLNNHALVDYLIEELVTFGFQYPAVKGATADWQIQVNPAHIKNIRSWLEIIALKPRWTKKLLSALIINLKLGGVFVSDTDLLQKDISSLLNSDILPAYNKIKQLLRIFPIYFREIGAEGELRTISTEVDELSARNDRLIYFLRKQSHVESNSLLVLFIEDIFRYWQSGDKKILKGHLPEEVYQGITPAGEYFVELNIIFNKLFEEIHGATKTLLEWDIPKIEREINSIAGVSAREKKRAELMIRLYQLLSRKYFHQHADILRELENHPFINPEKIILLKRARERGDCYRCLSLVLEMLAVLKGRILSPQKTEYFENIYYKRHVAAGIPSMYGTYREEKFEAMGLTFRLESFAVLLFERLLESLNLKFITKSTLIKIHKYLWLYMKALDLDGVATEGLVGKLKLLTSALQIRQFTIEQYFDIFQFIARGIQDIARDYYIDVHHANLVVIVNQLAKAGKGNDEDVQKLNDAERFYQSSESFTRSIISSAFGMQSLDGFVNKIIGALSGELEKFKDNRNILNQVMAYTPELAISSLYLKNKRVDNQIMIGNKAYLLKELISLNLPVPPGFVITTEVFRGYEGVMGHKSIYKDLELRVYQEIKEMERVTGKIFGNPANPLLFSVRSGATISLPGMMRSFLNVGINEKIAEGLAQKNQHQWAAWDSYRRFLQTWGMFRGLERNIFDEIINSYKASHKVAKKFQFEPAQMKQLALSYKDAILKRGIKIPENPYEQLHHAVIEVFASWNSEQARIYRHQARLSDAWGTAVLVQAMVFGNLHENSGSGVIFTRDPKGASQDVSINGDFIFCVQGDDIVSGLVETFPVSEKQRIAEKREAAISLQTKFPEIYKELVRIAELLIYEKGYNHQEIEFTFEDSPKEGLYILQTRDMVQRENGHTRIFLSDSALDQSCLGAGIGVSGGALTGRAVYTEEEIQHFRASDPGTALILIRPDTVPDDVGIILKADGILTARGGGTSHAAVTIPQLKKVGVVGFSKLRVYEAEGYSKVDGKTIHGGDFISIDGWTGAVYMGRHAIKTG; encoded by the coding sequence ATGAAAGAGAACGAAGAGAAAGCGGAGCTTAATGTTCACAAAGCGGAGCTTAATGTTGATAAAAGGGTCTTGACTGCCCTTGAGATCAATCTGGAAAGGACCAGGTCGACTGTTGCAATTCCGGACCGTTATGGTGAACTGCTGGCCGTTGCCAAGAGTCACACCGTGGTGGGCAAGCGCACGGAGGAGATGCTTCAGGAGCTTCATCATCCGTTCGTGAACTGGGGATATCTGCTGCAACAGTTGAGGGTGTTGTCCACAAGTGATTTCAATTATTTCAATAGTCACGAGAAAGGTTTGCAGGCGCTTCAGGCCTTTGCCGACATTTATCTTGACGTAATCACCTCTGCGGTGGGGGGCGAAGCAATAAAGGTCTGCGCGGTCCGCTACTGTCTTGAATATCTCAATACCATTCTCGAAAAGAGCGGGAAACTCATAGAAAGGAACATCCCTTTGCTGGCGCGGCTGCTTAGCCGCCTTGCCGATCTATCGTCAACGCATGGCAGTTTTTTCAAAAAGTCATCCGGATACGCCAAAGCCATGGTCCAAGCGATTCTTGAGAAGCAGATAACAGCGAGCTTAAAAGATGATGCAGCTAAAATCCTGTTTTTTTCTTTAAAGGCCGCCTATTCGTATTGGCTGGAGCAGCCGGATCCGGCATACTGGTTTACGACGGCGGGAGAAAGCGCTGAAGCAATCGCTTCCTATCGCGAGCTGCTTGAGCCGCTTTCGCACAAAAAGCTGGCCAGAATCAGTTCTCGCCTTGAGGAGCTGCAACAGTCAGAGGTGAGTGCCGGTGAGAAAATCGAGGGATTTCTTGATTTGCCCGACTACGCACAGATCGCCAATGTTTATCTGACTATTGCCGATGCACTTGAAAAGTCCAAAGCTTTTGCGGGACGCCGCTATCTGGTGAAGCTTGATTTTCTTTTCAAGATGATGGGCGTGGAGGGGCTTGAGGCCCAGCGCAACGTGATTTTTACCGAGATAAACCGGTGCCTGGTCAGGGCGCTGAAGGAAGAAAATAACGATGATACTGATGATTTTGTTCATAAGATATTCATCCTTCTTAAAAAAACAGTAGCCAATGATCAATACAAGAGTTCAACCCTTGACTGCATCTCCACTCTATCCAAAGAGATCTTCCTGCTGAACAACCATGCCCTTGTCGATTATTTGATCGAAGAGCTTGTGACTTTTGGTTTTCAGTATCCGGCGGTAAAAGGAGCAACCGCCGATTGGCAGATACAGGTAAACCCGGCCCATATCAAAAACATCCGTTCCTGGCTGGAGATTATTGCCCTGAAGCCAAGATGGACCAAGAAGCTGCTTTCCGCCCTGATAATAAATCTGAAATTGGGGGGTGTTTTTGTCAGCGATACCGATCTTCTGCAAAAGGATATTTCCAGCCTTCTTAATTCGGATATCCTGCCGGCTTATAACAAGATAAAGCAGCTTCTTCGCATATTTCCCATTTATTTTAGAGAAATCGGCGCCGAAGGGGAACTCCGGACAATCTCTACGGAGGTGGATGAGCTTTCTGCAAGAAACGACCGGCTTATCTATTTTCTCAGGAAGCAGTCGCATGTCGAAAGCAACAGCCTGCTGGTTCTCTTTATCGAGGATATTTTCCGTTACTGGCAATCCGGGGACAAAAAAATCCTGAAAGGCCATCTTCCGGAGGAGGTTTACCAGGGAATTACACCCGCTGGCGAGTATTTTGTCGAACTGAACATAATCTTCAATAAATTGTTTGAGGAAATACATGGTGCAACGAAGACGCTGCTGGAATGGGACATTCCGAAGATAGAAAGAGAAATAAATTCAATAGCAGGAGTGAGCGCCCGGGAGAAGAAGCGCGCCGAACTGATGATCCGCTTGTATCAGCTTCTCAGCCGGAAGTATTTTCATCAGCATGCCGATATCCTGCGGGAGCTGGAAAATCATCCCTTTATCAATCCTGAAAAAATAATCCTCCTGAAACGCGCCCGGGAAAGGGGAGATTGCTACCGCTGCCTCAGCCTTGTGCTGGAGATGCTCGCCGTTTTGAAAGGCAGAATTCTCTCCCCGCAAAAAACCGAATATTTTGAAAACATATATTATAAAAGACATGTTGCCGCCGGAATTCCTTCGATGTACGGAACCTACCGCGAAGAGAAATTCGAGGCTATGGGGCTGACTTTCCGGCTGGAGAGTTTTGCCGTTCTTCTTTTTGAGCGGCTGCTGGAATCGCTCAATCTGAAATTCATAACCAAAAGCACCCTGATCAAAATCCATAAATACCTGTGGCTGTATATGAAGGCCCTCGATTTAGACGGTGTGGCTACGGAGGGGCTGGTCGGGAAACTTAAGCTGCTTACCAGCGCCTTGCAGATAAGGCAATTTACCATTGAACAATATTTTGATATTTTTCAGTTTATTGCCAGAGGCATTCAGGATATCGCCCGTGATTACTATATCGATGTTCACCACGCGAATCTTGTCGTGATTGTCAATCAGCTTGCCAAGGCAGGCAAGGGCAACGACGAGGATGTTCAGAAACTCAATGATGCGGAAAGGTTTTATCAATCTTCGGAGAGTTTTACCCGCTCAATCATTTCTTCTGCTTTCGGGATGCAGTCTCTGGACGGTTTTGTCAATAAAATAATTGGCGCGCTAAGCGGAGAGCTGGAAAAATTCAAGGATAACAGGAACATTCTTAATCAGGTCATGGCCTATACGCCGGAGCTGGCGATATCCTCTTTGTATCTGAAAAACAAGAGGGTGGACAACCAGATCATGATAGGAAACAAGGCTTATCTGTTAAAAGAGCTGATTTCGCTGAATCTCCCTGTTCCTCCCGGATTTGTCATTACTACCGAGGTGTTCCGTGGCTATGAAGGCGTCATGGGACATAAAAGTATCTATAAAGACCTTGAATTGAGAGTTTACCAGGAAATCAAGGAGATGGAACGGGTGACCGGCAAGATATTCGGCAATCCGGCCAATCCGCTCCTCTTTTCGGTACGCAGCGGGGCGACCATCTCGCTGCCGGGGATGATGAGGTCTTTTCTCAATGTCGGCATCAATGAAAAGATTGCCGAGGGGCTGGCGCAAAAAAATCAGCACCAGTGGGCGGCCTGGGATTCTTACCGGCGTTTTTTGCAGACATGGGGCATGTTCCGGGGGCTGGAAAGAAACATCTTCGATGAAATCATCAACAGTTACAAGGCAAGCCACAAGGTGGCGAAGAAGTTTCAATTCGAGCCGGCGCAGATGAAGCAGCTTGCCCTGTCCTACAAAGACGCCATTCTGAAGCGGGGTATAAAAATTCCGGAGAATCCCTATGAGCAGTTGCATCACGCAGTAATTGAGGTCTTCGCGTCTTGGAATTCCGAACAGGCGCGGATTTACCGCCATCAGGCGCGCCTTTCCGATGCATGGGGAACCGCTGTGCTGGTTCAGGCGATGGTATTCGGCAATCTGCATGAAAATTCCGGATCCGGCGTCATTTTTACGCGCGACCCGAAAGGCGCATCGCAGGATGTTTCCATAAACGGAGATTTTATCTTCTGCGTCCAGGGAGACGATATCGTTTCCGGTCTTGTGGAGACTTTTCCTGTCTCCGAAAAACAGCGCATCGCCGAAAAAAGGGAAGCCGCGATATCGTTGCAGACCAAATTCCCGGAAATATACAAGGAACTGGTGCGGATTGCGGAATTATTGATTTATGAAAAGGGTTACAATCATCAGGAGATCGAATTTACCTTTGAAGATTCGCCTAAAGAAGGCCTCTATATACTCCAGACGCGCGATATGGTGCAGCGGGAAAACGGACATACCCGGATCTTTTTAAGCGACAGCGCTCTCGACCAGTCCTGTCTGGGCGCCGGCATCGGGGTAAGCGGAGGCGCCCTGACCGGCAGGGCGGTATATACCGAAGAAGAGATACAGCATTTCCGCGCCAGCGATCCGGGCACAGCCCTCATTTTGATCCGCCCCGATACGGTTCCCGACGATGTCGGCATTATTCTGAAGGCCGACGGCATTCTCACGGCGCGCGGCGGCGGCACTTCCCATGCGGCCGTTACTATCCCCCAGCTCAAAAAGGTTGGCGTAGTCGGTTTCAGCAAACTGCGCGTCTATGAGGCGGAGGGTTACAGCAAGGTGGACGGCAAGACAATCCACGGCGGGGATTTCATCAGTATCGACGGCTGGACCGGCGCCGTTTATATGGGAAGGCACGCCATCAAAACTGGGTAA
- a CDS encoding endonuclease III: protein MNGYEPDNRAGVMGNIAIGTIIGLIEEALEKKELPIVTKLAEEHRDPFEILISTLLSLRTKDEVTALATARLFSLAQTPSAMAALTKEEIRKAIYPVGFYRNKTETIHEVCLTLIDRYASLVPDSIEELLTMRGVGRKTANLVVALGFNGPGICVDIHVHRISNRLGYVHTKNPEETEFALRKKLPKQYWIKYNTLMVSFGRNICRPVSPICSICPVSDYCRLVGVTKSR from the coding sequence GTGAACGGTTATGAACCGGACAATCGAGCGGGGGTTATGGGCAATATCGCCATAGGAACCATCATCGGACTGATTGAGGAGGCGCTCGAAAAAAAGGAGCTGCCGATTGTTACAAAACTGGCGGAGGAACATCGCGACCCCTTTGAAATACTTATCTCGACCCTGCTTAGCCTGCGCACGAAAGACGAGGTAACCGCGCTTGCGACCGCAAGACTCTTTTCCCTCGCCCAAACTCCTTCTGCAATGGCGGCGCTGACAAAAGAGGAGATAAGGAAGGCGATCTACCCGGTTGGCTTCTACCGAAACAAAACGGAAACTATTCACGAAGTCTGCCTGACGCTGATTGACCGTTACGCCTCCCTGGTTCCGGACAGCATTGAGGAACTCCTCACGATGCGCGGGGTCGGAAGAAAAACGGCCAATCTCGTCGTTGCCCTCGGCTTCAACGGACCGGGTATCTGCGTGGACATACACGTGCACCGGATCTCCAATCGCCTCGGGTATGTGCATACAAAGAACCCGGAGGAAACAGAGTTTGCCCTCCGGAAAAAGCTGCCGAAGCAGTACTGGATAAAGTACAACACGCTGATGGTCTCCTTTGGGAGAAACATCTGCCGGCCCGTTTCGCCAATCTGCAGCATCTGTCCTGTTTCTGACTACTGCCGCCTGGTCGGCGTAACGAAAAGCCGTTGA
- a CDS encoding formate dehydrogenase accessory protein FdhE, with protein MATILKDSLRTIQSHRSLNPQYAELLDILEEILILREEYRRRIQKEIFAVDAKLIRAKVEGGFPLIDFSFADYDLSEPQDYFLELLKIAEKRAPGETREMAAKITSGEVLFNDLIYESFNQGPEENELEKAGEEDASFDLVELFIEESLRPALEIVASAYGKTISKIGWQEGYCPVCGREPKIGEVRGEAENRYLFCNQCGFEWQYEAIKCPFCGNEEQQTLAYFTIEGDEHYRVDVCNKCKRYIKMVDFRHTNKKVDLDVEDIATLHLDMLANDEGYE; from the coding sequence ATGGCCACTATCTTAAAAGACTCTTTACGGACGATCCAAAGTCATCGCTCCTTGAATCCCCAATATGCAGAGCTGCTTGATATACTGGAAGAGATTCTGATCCTGCGCGAGGAATACCGGCGCCGGATACAGAAGGAAATATTCGCCGTCGATGCAAAACTGATCAGGGCAAAGGTAGAGGGAGGTTTCCCGCTTATCGATTTTTCTTTCGCGGATTATGATCTTTCCGAACCACAGGATTATTTCCTTGAACTTTTAAAGATAGCGGAAAAGCGGGCGCCGGGTGAAACCAGAGAAATGGCCGCCAAAATAACCAGCGGCGAAGTCCTCTTCAACGATCTCATCTACGAATCGTTCAACCAGGGGCCGGAAGAAAATGAATTGGAAAAAGCCGGAGAGGAGGATGCCTCGTTCGACCTGGTGGAACTTTTCATCGAAGAGAGCCTGCGACCGGCCCTCGAAATAGTCGCATCCGCCTATGGCAAAACAATCAGCAAAATCGGCTGGCAGGAGGGCTATTGCCCTGTTTGCGGTCGGGAGCCAAAAATCGGCGAAGTCAGGGGCGAAGCGGAAAACCGCTATCTTTTCTGCAATCAGTGCGGATTCGAATGGCAGTATGAGGCGATCAAATGCCCCTTCTGCGGGAATGAGGAGCAACAGACCCTCGCCTATTTTACCATTGAAGGCGATGAACACTATCGGGTGGACGTCTGCAATAAATGCAAGCGCTACATAAAGATGGTTGACTTCCGCCACACGAACAAGAAAGTGGACCTGGACGTCGAAGACATTGCGACCCTCCATCTGGACATGCTGGCCAACGACGAAGGTTATGAATAG
- a CDS encoding acetyl-CoA acetyltransferase gives MGKVAIIGVGQSTFVRSYPGSIRELAFEGFKEAMQDVKIKTADIGASIICSAPEYDKQRSPAGVLAEYLGLNPQPTFYVESLCSSSSMGLRMAYALVASGLHDVVAVIGFQKMSEISSAESQERMGRGADIQWESPFGTMMPAYYAMHAQAHMAKYGTTSEDLALIRVKSGTYGQDNEKAVYRKGVTLEMFSQPDSPMAGPVATPLRVGDCCANADGSSCVIVANEEKARAFCKKPVWIMGLGSATAPVNMAGRDSFSGLAAARASAAQAYKMAGITAKDVDVAEVHDCFTIAEMMAYEDLGFAKPGEGRDLIRSKETYKEGSIPVNVDGGLLSKGHPIGATGGSQIRTIVLQLRGEAGGMQVKDPEIGLVHNIGGVGLYGNVTILGR, from the coding sequence ATGGGAAAGGTTGCAATCATAGGTGTTGGACAAAGTACCTTCGTCCGGAGTTATCCCGGATCGATCAGAGAGTTGGCCTTCGAGGGTTTTAAGGAGGCCATGCAGGACGTCAAAATAAAAACTGCCGACATTGGCGCGTCCATCATTTGTTCCGCGCCGGAATACGACAAACAGCGCTCGCCTGCCGGTGTTCTGGCCGAGTATCTCGGTCTTAACCCCCAGCCGACATTTTACGTGGAAAGCCTCTGTTCATCGAGCAGCATGGGTTTGAGAATGGCCTACGCACTCGTTGCTTCCGGATTGCACGACGTGGTGGCGGTGATCGGCTTTCAAAAAATGTCGGAAATCTCTTCCGCCGAATCCCAGGAGCGAATGGGGCGCGGTGCCGACATTCAGTGGGAAAGCCCCTTCGGTACCATGATGCCGGCATACTACGCCATGCATGCCCAGGCGCACATGGCAAAATATGGGACAACCTCCGAGGATCTGGCCTTGATTCGAGTTAAATCAGGAACCTACGGTCAGGATAACGAGAAGGCCGTGTATCGTAAGGGCGTGACGCTGGAAATGTTTTCCCAGCCCGATAGCCCCATGGCCGGTCCCGTGGCCACCCCTTTGCGGGTGGGAGACTGCTGCGCCAACGCGGACGGCAGTTCCTGCGTGATTGTGGCCAATGAGGAAAAGGCGCGGGCATTTTGCAAAAAACCCGTCTGGATCATGGGACTTGGCTCGGCAACCGCGCCGGTAAACATGGCGGGACGCGACTCCTTTTCCGGTCTTGCCGCCGCGCGTGCGTCTGCTGCGCAGGCCTACAAGATGGCCGGCATCACCGCCAAAGATGTTGATGTGGCGGAAGTTCACGATTGCTTTACCATTGCCGAGATGATGGCCTACGAAGACCTCGGCTTCGCCAAACCAGGGGAGGGAAGAGACCTGATCCGCAGCAAGGAAACCTACAAAGAGGGAAGCATCCCCGTGAATGTGGACGGCGGACTGCTCTCCAAGGGCCATCCCATCGGCGCCACAGGCGGTTCTCAGATAAGGACAATCGTCCTGCAACTTAGAGGCGAGGCGGGGGGAATGCAGGTAAAGGATCCGGAGATTGGTCTGGTGCATAACATAGGCGGCGTCGGTCTTTACGGGAACGTCACCATTTTGGGGAGGTAG
- a CDS encoding Zn-ribbon domain-containing OB-fold protein — MSNKKEVDARFKKFGTVSFTSLTKTNDFITYLEEGKIMATRCRTCGREYFPPRADCYNCVSSDMEWFPVSGTGKLLTYSKLQYAPVGFEGDLPYSIAVLDYGAYKVFGRIAGDVPEGEIKVGMEMKAAANNLPNGQINFVFHKA, encoded by the coding sequence ATGAGCAATAAAAAAGAGGTAGATGCACGCTTCAAAAAATTCGGGACGGTAAGCTTCACCTCGCTTACAAAAACCAACGATTTTATAACTTACCTCGAAGAGGGCAAGATTATGGCGACCCGCTGCCGGACATGCGGCAGGGAGTACTTCCCTCCCCGTGCGGATTGTTACAACTGCGTTTCCAGTGATATGGAATGGTTTCCCGTCTCCGGAACAGGCAAACTTCTTACCTACAGCAAGCTTCAGTATGCCCCGGTTGGTTTCGAAGGAGACCTGCCTTACTCGATCGCGGTTTTGGATTACGGCGCCTATAAGGTTTTCGGGCGTATTGCCGGAGATGTCCCCGAGGGGGAGATAAAGGTGGGAATGGAGATGAAAGCCGCAGCGAACAATTTGCCGAACGGCCAGATAAACTTCGTTTTCCACAAGGCCTGA
- a CDS encoding 3-oxoacyl-ACP reductase FabG produces MEGVKFDLTGKVAIVTGGGKGIGRAIALELAASGAAVTIAARNQQEIEAVAEEINQRGGKSIAVVTDLTSNEQLETMVQKTLNTFGRIDILVNNAARSFLRSLLEMREDGWDKVFDTNVKAAWLLSRLVARTMVEQKSGQIINITTVGAEKAEAGMGAYCCSKAALKMLTRCMALEWAASGIRVNAVGPTLTRTEFSKPLWSNPELAPLVTAKIPMGRLAEPEDIVGAVLFLASGAANFITGQSIYVDGGTLTV; encoded by the coding sequence ATGGAAGGCGTAAAATTCGACTTAACCGGCAAAGTAGCTATCGTAACGGGCGGCGGAAAAGGCATCGGCCGGGCTATTGCACTCGAATTGGCCGCGTCCGGCGCTGCGGTGACCATTGCTGCCCGCAATCAGCAGGAGATCGAAGCCGTGGCTGAAGAAATCAACCAGCGGGGCGGTAAATCCATAGCCGTTGTTACCGATCTGACCAGCAACGAACAGCTCGAAACTATGGTACAGAAAACCCTCAATACATTCGGGCGCATCGATATTCTGGTAAACAATGCCGCCCGGAGCTTCCTGCGCAGCCTGCTGGAAATGCGTGAGGATGGGTGGGACAAGGTGTTTGATACCAATGTGAAAGCCGCCTGGTTGTTAAGCAGGCTGGTGGCCCGGACGATGGTCGAACAAAAAAGCGGGCAGATTATCAACATTACCACCGTTGGCGCGGAAAAGGCTGAGGCGGGCATGGGCGCATACTGTTGCAGCAAAGCGGCGCTGAAGATGCTGACACGCTGCATGGCCCTTGAATGGGCTGCCTCCGGCATCCGGGTTAACGCGGTAGGTCCGACCTTGACGCGTACGGAATTCAGCAAACCACTCTGGTCCAATCCGGAGCTTGCCCCGCTGGTAACTGCAAAGATTCCCATGGGACGTTTGGCCGAACCGGAAGATATTGTCGGCGCCGTTCTTTTCCTGGCCTCGGGAGCTGCCAATTTTATCACCGGTCAATCAATATACGTGGATGGCGGTACCCTGACAGTGTAA
- a CDS encoding AMP-binding protein, producing the protein MKNGHWLTAKDVVRVNALKFPNKIGIKDLYKAYTFKQWDERSCRLANALAEMGMKKGDRFAVLAYNCVEWMEFYAAAAKGGFMCVPLMFRLAPVDMEYIINHCEAKVFIVQGGKDGADGKEFPWINQINEMKKNLPTVTKYVSFALDNEKYDGFVSYEEALAKASPEEPATVVDAEDPWVIMYTGGTTGRPKGVVKTHVNIFAEYFIQIFDHQTNSDDCHLLVMPCCHVNSLYYSFVATWVGATVMAYNMVSFNPENLLKTFAEHKVTFTSLVPTHYIMMLALPDDVKKKYDLTCIKKLLISSAPARKDTKLGVLKMFPNSELNEAYGSTEAGIVTVLKPHEQLTKLGSCGREVIGTDYIRFYDEDGNLITERGPDAVGELYSRSPMIFEEYWKEPEKTKAAMKGEYFSAGDMGYRDEEGYIYLVDRKANMIISGGENIFPSEVENCVGSLEKVKDVAVIGVPHEKWGEQVMAVVVLHEGQTATPEEIISHCKGKIAGFKVPKNVVLIKDEEMPRSGAGKILHRILREQFGKWSDHQ; encoded by the coding sequence ATGAAGAACGGACATTGGTTAACAGCAAAGGACGTGGTGCGAGTTAATGCCCTGAAGTTTCCCAACAAGATCGGCATAAAAGACTTGTACAAGGCTTATACCTTCAAACAGTGGGACGAAAGATCCTGCCGGCTGGCAAATGCGCTGGCCGAAATGGGCATGAAGAAGGGCGACCGCTTTGCCGTCCTCGCCTACAACTGCGTGGAATGGATGGAATTTTATGCAGCCGCAGCGAAGGGCGGGTTTATGTGCGTACCGCTTATGTTCAGGCTTGCGCCCGTAGATATGGAATATATCATCAACCACTGTGAGGCCAAAGTTTTTATCGTCCAGGGCGGGAAGGATGGAGCGGACGGGAAAGAATTCCCCTGGATCAACCAGATCAATGAGATGAAAAAAAACCTCCCTACCGTCACAAAGTATGTCTCCTTTGCCTTGGATAATGAGAAATATGACGGCTTTGTTTCCTATGAGGAGGCGCTTGCCAAAGCGAGCCCGGAAGAACCGGCAACCGTAGTAGATGCCGAGGACCCCTGGGTCATCATGTACACCGGTGGAACAACCGGCAGGCCCAAGGGTGTCGTCAAGACGCATGTCAATATTTTTGCCGAGTATTTTATCCAGATCTTCGACCACCAGACCAATTCTGATGACTGCCATCTCCTCGTCATGCCCTGCTGTCACGTAAACTCTCTCTACTATTCATTTGTTGCTACCTGGGTCGGCGCTACCGTCATGGCATACAATATGGTGAGTTTTAACCCGGAGAACCTGTTGAAGACCTTCGCTGAGCACAAGGTCACCTTTACCTCACTGGTTCCCACCCATTACATCATGATGCTGGCGCTGCCGGATGATGTGAAGAAGAAATATGATCTGACCTGCATCAAGAAACTCCTGATCTCCTCTGCTCCGGCCCGCAAAGACACCAAACTGGGAGTCCTCAAGATGTTCCCCAATTCAGAGCTCAACGAAGCATACGGCTCTACGGAAGCAGGCATTGTAACAGTCCTCAAACCCCATGAACAGCTTACCAAACTTGGCTCCTGCGGTCGCGAAGTTATCGGTACCGACTATATCAGATTCTACGATGAAGACGGGAACCTGATAACAGAGCGTGGCCCGGATGCGGTGGGTGAACTCTACTCCAGAAGCCCAATGATTTTTGAAGAATACTGGAAAGAACCCGAAAAGACAAAAGCCGCGATGAAGGGAGAATACTTCAGCGCCGGCGATATGGGGTACCGTGATGAGGAAGGATACATCTACCTCGTTGACAGAAAGGCCAACATGATTATCTCCGGCGGCGAGAACATCTTTCCGTCTGAAGTAGAGAACTGTGTGGGCAGTCTGGAGAAGGTAAAGGATGTTGCCGTCATCGGCGTTCCCCACGAAAAATGGGGCGAACAGGTAATGGCAGTCGTGGTTTTGCATGAAGGTCAGACCGCAACCCCGGAAGAAATTATCAGCCACTGCAAGGGCAAGATCGCCGGTTTCAAGGTCCCTAAAAATGTTGTCTTGATAAAAGACGAAGAAATGCCGAGAAGCGGCGCCGGCAAGATACTCCACCGGATACTGCGAGAACAGTTCGGAAAATGGAGCGATCATCAGTAG